One genomic segment of Epinephelus fuscoguttatus linkage group LG19, E.fuscoguttatus.final_Chr_v1 includes these proteins:
- the prr15la gene encoding proline-rich protein 15-like protein A isoform X2, which produces MAEPSPGWWKLTFLRRKKSQPKVLYEIPAESVSNAATGQHGSGTATTAAAHPENMVHNSQLDARLERIMDKTTSTKGRHVKVSHSGRFKEKKKVRASLVENPEMFPGGDPTKDENQRAGK; this is translated from the coding sequence ATGGCAGAGCCGTCTCCAGGCTGGTGGAAGCTGACCTTcctgaggagaaaaaaatcccAGCCCAAGGTTCTGTATGAAATTCCCGCAGAGTCTGTTTCCAATGCAGCCACTGGCCAGCATGGGTCCGGCACAGCCACTACAGCTGCTGCCCACCCGGAGAACATGGTACACAACTCTCAGCTGGATGCCCGACTGGAGAGGATCAtggataaaacaacatccacCAAGGGGCGCCACGTCAAGGTGTCTCACTCTGGGAGGTttaaggagaagaagaaagtgcGAGCCAGTCTGGTGGAGAACCCGGAGATGTTTCCAGGGGGTGACCCCACAAAAGATGAGAACCAGAGGGCCGGGAAGTGA
- the prr15la gene encoding proline-rich protein 15-like protein A isoform X1: protein MPKSKKTGISASTVLDTAVLVGSQAADLLSTHRQCSIEITNKSSNYTLCTPSVYIDSGYCAEPLPPSIDPPSSGNALFTKTANTAQGAVGVFTYDLLNKSTMESTEKIAVMFSVPYNYNLYSNWYALGIFEKSKECDHNLYYHMYNNTDHTFVRKKAGLSVSHRKDRVAIMASMADSYQPVVKIEVKDN, encoded by the exons ATGCCTAAATCCAAAAAGACTGGAATATCAGCAAGCACTGTTCTGGATACAGCAGTTTTAGTCGGCAGTCAAGCTGCTGATCTGCTTTCAACACACCGTCAGTGTTCCATCGAGATAACAAATAAATCCTCTAACTACACCCTCTGTACCCCCAG TGTATACATTGATAGTGGTTACTGCGCCGAGCCTTTGCCACCAAGTATTGACCCGCCTTCATCTGGGAATGCACTCTTCACCAAGACTGCCAACACTGCTCAAGGAGCTGTTGGTGTCTTCACTTATGATCTCCTCAACAAATCTACCATGGAGTCCACTGAGAAAATAGCTGTCATGTTCTCTGTGCCCTATAACTACAACCTGTACTCCAACTGGTACGCATTGGGAATCTTTGAAAAGAGCAAAGAGTGTGATCATAATCTTTATTATCACATGTACAACAACACAGACCACACATttgtcagaaaaaaagcagGCCTCAGTGTCAGTCACAGGAAGGATCGAGTTGCCATCATGGCATCAATGGCAGACTCTTATCAGCCGGTCGTGAAGATAGAAGTTAAAGATAACTGA